Proteins encoded together in one Dermacentor variabilis isolate Ectoservices chromosome 2, ASM5094787v1, whole genome shotgun sequence window:
- the LOC142571371 gene encoding uncharacterized protein LOC142571371 isoform X1 — MAFSLKKLLLACFLVACGVALLSTPLLLRFSVYSERSLPMGYQDVIPLRQYSSTFWCENMTTMSTHTFNAYLYDGAEPNVTEHSVQRERCRRAQNRRVHVRVASYYYLGMYFLRGSRVSVTCCPAGRGTKLHLIAGLGKLEQCLSTVAGRNGSSSNDLFPVPPVRGPILDSQIRRNSTGWSVRCASEASVDLVPDACGGAGPLRPRPVLWHEAPADGYYYLLFLNDPASEAYNDVQLGVTAWRRVFDRNQTLDACREALNCSLPLAFLSRQFVVAERSRSTPARTEPVFLHARCEPRRKVYFLFYLAFAVLFVVGAFQ, encoded by the exons ATGGCGTTCTCGCTGAAGAAGCTCTTGCTGGCCTGCTTCCTGGTCGCGTGCGGCGTGGCGCTGCTCAGCACGCCGTTGCTGCTGCGCTTCTCGGTGTACTCGGAGCGGAGCCTGCCCATGGGATACCAGGACGTGATCCCGCTGCGCCAGTACAGCTCGACCTTCTGGTGCGAGAACATGACGACCATGTCGACGCACACGTTCAATGCCTACCTGTACGACGGCGCCGAGCCGAACGTCACGGAGCACTCCGTGCAG CGCGAACGCTGCCGCCGTGCGCAGAATCGGCGCGTGCACGTGCGGGTGGCGTCGTACTACTACCTGGGCATGTACTTCCTGCGAGGCTCTCGCGTCTCCGTCACCTGCTGCCCGGCCGGCCGAGGGACGAAGCTGCACCTGATCGCCGGACTCGGGAAGCTCGAGCAGTGCCTGAGCACCGTCGCGGGAAG GAACGGCTCCTCGAGCAACGACTTGTTCCCGGTGCCGCCAGTGCGGGGCCCTATCTTGGACTCGCAGATCCGTCGCAACAGCACGGGCTGGTCCGTGCGCTGCGCCTCCGAGGCGTCCGTCGACTTGGTGCCGGACGCCTGCGGTGGTGCCGGCCCTCTTAGACCACGGCCTGTGCTGTGGCACGAG GCGCCGGCGGACGGCTACTACTACCTGCTCTTCCTGAACGACCCGGCGAGCGAGGCGTACAACGACGTGCAGCTCGGGGTGACTGCGTGGCGGCGCGTGTTTGACCGCAACCAGACCCTGGACGCGTGCCGCGAGGCGCTCAACTGCAGCCTGCCGCTGGCCTTCTTGTCGCGACAGTTCGTGGTGGCCGAGCGCAGCCGCAGCACGCCCGCCCGCACCGAGCCGGTGTTCCTGCATGCGCGGTGCGAGCCTCGCCGCAAGGTCTACTTCCTCTTCTACCTGGCGTTCGCCGTGCTCTTCGTGGTCGGCGCCTTCCAGTGA
- the LOC142571371 gene encoding uncharacterized protein LOC142571371 isoform X2, with product MAFSLKKLLLACFLVACGVALLSTPLLLRFSVYSERSLPMGYQDVIPLRQYSSTFWCENMTTMSTHTFNAYLYDGAEPNVTEHSVQNRRVHVRVASYYYLGMYFLRGSRVSVTCCPAGRGTKLHLIAGLGKLEQCLSTVAGRNGSSSNDLFPVPPVRGPILDSQIRRNSTGWSVRCASEASVDLVPDACGGAGPLRPRPVLWHEAPADGYYYLLFLNDPASEAYNDVQLGVTAWRRVFDRNQTLDACREALNCSLPLAFLSRQFVVAERSRSTPARTEPVFLHARCEPRRKVYFLFYLAFAVLFVVGAFQ from the exons ATGGCGTTCTCGCTGAAGAAGCTCTTGCTGGCCTGCTTCCTGGTCGCGTGCGGCGTGGCGCTGCTCAGCACGCCGTTGCTGCTGCGCTTCTCGGTGTACTCGGAGCGGAGCCTGCCCATGGGATACCAGGACGTGATCCCGCTGCGCCAGTACAGCTCGACCTTCTGGTGCGAGAACATGACGACCATGTCGACGCACACGTTCAATGCCTACCTGTACGACGGCGCCGAGCCGAACGTCACGGAGCACTCCGTGCAG AATCGGCGCGTGCACGTGCGGGTGGCGTCGTACTACTACCTGGGCATGTACTTCCTGCGAGGCTCTCGCGTCTCCGTCACCTGCTGCCCGGCCGGCCGAGGGACGAAGCTGCACCTGATCGCCGGACTCGGGAAGCTCGAGCAGTGCCTGAGCACCGTCGCGGGAAG GAACGGCTCCTCGAGCAACGACTTGTTCCCGGTGCCGCCAGTGCGGGGCCCTATCTTGGACTCGCAGATCCGTCGCAACAGCACGGGCTGGTCCGTGCGCTGCGCCTCCGAGGCGTCCGTCGACTTGGTGCCGGACGCCTGCGGTGGTGCCGGCCCTCTTAGACCACGGCCTGTGCTGTGGCACGAG GCGCCGGCGGACGGCTACTACTACCTGCTCTTCCTGAACGACCCGGCGAGCGAGGCGTACAACGACGTGCAGCTCGGGGTGACTGCGTGGCGGCGCGTGTTTGACCGCAACCAGACCCTGGACGCGTGCCGCGAGGCGCTCAACTGCAGCCTGCCGCTGGCCTTCTTGTCGCGACAGTTCGTGGTGGCCGAGCGCAGCCGCAGCACGCCCGCCCGCACCGAGCCGGTGTTCCTGCATGCGCGGTGCGAGCCTCGCCGCAAGGTCTACTTCCTCTTCTACCTGGCGTTCGCCGTGCTCTTCGTGGTCGGCGCCTTCCAGTGA
- the LOC142570256 gene encoding uncharacterized protein LOC142570256, whose product MSAGRPPEFADAEGTWPTYRVRLEAYFEAHSIVDPTKKRALLIASLTDSAVRVVQGRCQPQKVNELSYEEVVGYLEDHYAPEVNEIAASYAYFMRSQHDGEAAQDFIADIRRLAEQCNFGTSLERMLRDRIVCGVLDEDVRRHLLTRRKLTLEEAEDFAVSAQRAVENARSMNSAHSEVHFA is encoded by the coding sequence ATGAGTGCTGGACGGCCACCGGAATTTGCCGATGCAGAAGGTACGTGGCCTACGTATCGCGTTCGCCTGGAGGCGTACTTTGAGGCTCATAGCATCGTGGACCCAACGAAGAAGCGAGCGCTGCTCATCGCTTCGCTCACGGACAGTGCAGTGCGTGTGGTGCAGGGCCGGTGTCAACCACAAAAGGTGAATGAACTGAGCTATGAGGAAGTCGTCGGGTATCTGGAAGATCACTATGCTCCGGAGGTCAACGAGATCGCTGCAAGTTATGCTTACTTCATGCGTTCGCAACACGACGGGGAAGCTGCTCAGGACTTTATTGCGGACATTCGACGCCTAGCTGAGCAGTGTAACTTCGGCacgtcattggagcgcatgttgaGGGATCGAATCGTTTGCGGAGTGCTGGATGAAGACGTTCGGCGCCATTTACTGACGCGACGGAAGCTCACCTTAGAAGAGGCTGAAGACTTTGCTGTCTCggcacagagagctgttgaaaatgCCAGGAGCATGAACTCGGCGCACTCAGAAGTACATTTTGCCTGA